A genome region from Manihot esculenta cultivar AM560-2 chromosome 5, M.esculenta_v8, whole genome shotgun sequence includes the following:
- the LOC110615472 gene encoding DNA-3-methyladenine glycosylase has product MSGSVKLQSSAKRVSQQRAILVPTGNRITVSEESRRKSEILKKAQQRPKKPAVKDVVSEMQKAVVKHNLSVDSSCSLDSNFSSSSFSSSGSSAKVASPRRTVKHTGLRAVKIVPDASQFDEISLKKNLSVKSCDWITPHSDPLYVSFHDEEWGIPVHDDRKLFELLVLSQALAEMSWPAILHMRDTFRKLFDNFDPSSVAQFTEKKLLSLKVNGNLLLSEPKLRAIVENAKLLLKVQKEFGSFSNYCWRFVNNKQLRNAYRYARQVPVKTPKAEVISKDLMKRGFHCVGPTVVYSFMQVAGIVNDHLVTCFRYQECNIDLKKNSNKPQTEETQMVTEVLEKTCLSQ; this is encoded by the exons ATGTCTGGCTCTGTTAAGCTTCAATCTTCGGCCAAACGGGTATCTCAGCAACGAGCCATTCTCGTTCCCACTGGGAATAGAATTACGGTTTCGGAAGAGTCCAGACGGAAAAGCGAGATTTTGAAGAAGGCACAACAAAGACCAAAGAAGCCAGCAGTGAAGGATGTGGTTTCGGAGATGCAGAAAGCTGTAGTTAAGCACAATTTATCGGTAGACAGCTCTTGCTCTTTGGATtctaatttttcttcttcttctttttcttcgagTGGGTCTTCAGCGAAGGTAGCAAGTCCGAGAAGGACTGTGAAGCACACTGGATTACGAGCTGTCAAGATTGTACCTGACGCTAGTCAATTTGATGAGATTTCGCTAAAGAAAAACTTGTCGGTGAAGAGCTGTGACTGGATAACACCTCACTCTG ATCCACTTTATGTGTCTTTCCATGATGAAGAATGGGGAATTCCAGTTCATGATGATAGGAAGCTGTTTGAGTTGCTTGTACTTTCGCAAGCATTAGCAGAAATGAGCTGGCCAGCAATTCTTCATATGAGGGACACTTTCAG GAAACTTTTTGACAACTTCGATCCATCGTCTGTTGCACAGTTTACAGAGAAGAAGCTGCTATCGCTGAAAGTGAATGGCAATCTTTTGCTATCTGAACCAAAGCTTCGTGCAATAGTAGAGAATGCTAAACTGCTGCTTAAG GTTCAAAAGGAGTTTGGTTCCTTCAGCAACTACTGCTGGCGTTTTGTGAACAATAAGCAACTAAGAAATGCATACCGTTATGCACGTCAAGTACCTGTCAAGACGCCAAAAGCAGAAGTTATAAGCAAGGATCTAATGAAGCGAGGCTTTCATTGTGTTGGTCCTACTGTTGTTTATTCATTCATGCAGGTGGCTGGGATTGTCAATGATCATCTTGTAACATGCTTCAGATACCAAGAGTGCAATATAGATCTCAAAAAGAATTCCAACAAACCCCAGACTGAAGAGACACAGATGGTAACTGAAGTATTGGAGAAAACATGCTTATCTCAATAA
- the LOC110615473 gene encoding protein BRASSINAZOLE-RESISTANT 1 — protein sequence MTSDGATSTIAPPRRKPSWRERENNRRRERRRRAIAAKIFTGLRAQGNYNLPKHCDNNEVLKALCIEAGWVVEDDGTTYRKGCKPPPIDIVGTSARITPYSSQNPSPLSSSFPSPIPSYQVSPSSSSFPSPSRFENNAPSNLLPFLQNAIPLSLPPLRISNSAPVTPPLSSPTAKNPKPIPNWELIAKESMTSLNYPFYAVSAPASPTHRQFHAPATIPECDESDTSTVESGQWISFQKFPPSVAAMPTSPTYNLVKPVAEQILSSNVMKENGRSMEFEFGNGQVKPWEGERIHEVGLDDLELTLGNGKARS from the exons ATGACGTCGGATGGGGCAACTTCGACGATAGCGCCTCCGAGGAGGAAGCCGTCCTGGCGAGAGCGGGAGAATAATAGGAGGAGGGAGAGGAGGAGAAGAGCTATAGCTGCTAAGATTTTTACAGGGTTAAGGGCTCAAGGGAATTACAATTTGCCCAAACACTGTGATAATAATGAAGTATTGAAGGCTCTTTGTATCGAGGCTGGTTGGGTCGTTGAAGATGATGGCACTACTTACCGTAAG GGATGTAAGCCACCCCCAATTGATATTGTGGGCACCTCTGCAAGAATTACTCCATACTCTTCACAAAATCCAAGTCCATTGTCCTCATCATTTCCTAGCCCAATTCCGTCGTACCAAGTTAGTCCCTCTTCCTCTTCATTCCCTAGCCCATCTCGATTTGAAAATAATGCTCCTTCTAATCTCCTTCCCTTCCTCCAAAATGCCATTCCCTTGTCTCTCCCTCCTCTCCGAATCTCCAACAGTGCACCTGTAACACCACCTCTTTCATCCCCGACTGCAAAAAATCCGAAGCCAATTCCCAACTGGGAGTTAATTGCCAAAGAATCCATGACCTCTTTAAATTACCCTTTTTATGCTGTGTCTGCCCCAGCTAGCCCAACTCACCGTCAATTTCATGCTCCAGCAACCATACCTGAATGTGATGAGTCTGATACATCCACTGTTGAGTCTGGTCAATGGATAAGCTTTCAAAAATTCCCGCCCTCTGTGGCTGCAATGCCAACCTCACCAACCTATAATCTTGTGAAACCTGTTGCTGAGCAAATTTTGTCCAGCAATGTGATGAAAGAGAATGGGAGGAGTATGGAATTTGAGTTTGGGAATGGACAGGTGAAGCCATGGGAAGGAGAGAGGATTCATGAGGTAGGATTGGATGATCTAGAGCTCACACTCGGAAATGGGAAGGCTCGGAGTTAG
- the LOC110615309 gene encoding methyltransferase-like protein 2 isoform X3: MEESKTSDRLSVFLDSGIYRFENSNVVFIDPVRVLNLSYNRHRVSPTAYYSRFFHSKCSGQDRHETKLSSSSKKRKRREKKPHSLNERERAADQRHRQARPMLLKALECLLTATDLLAIMRNLRSESCPFECREAPLHHNEHALTELCRVWQAPLYEITLNFPKHHEPSKDVGSPIDQCNGQRIIPVFNNLVVNETISDVDAEFLNEKYILPRESCFYMSDLEQVHNLIPAESDCGFNLIVVDPPWENASASQKLLYPTLPNRYFLSLPIKQLAHIDGALIALWVTNREKLRNFVEKELFPSWGAHYAATFYWLKVKADGSLISDLDLFHHRPYECLLLGYCHGKGRNSEHMSSWSDKVIISIPGDYSRKPPIGELLLEHVPGPKHARCIELFAREMIGGWTSWGNEPLHFQKSSYFVER; encoded by the exons ATGGAGGAATCGAAAACGAGCGATAGGCTATCTGTATTTTTGGATTCAGGGATATaccgatttgaaaattcaaATGTGGTTTTTATTGACCCGGTTCGGGTGCTAAATCTGTCGTATAACCGCCATAGGGTTTCTCCAACTGCCTACTACTCTCGTTTCTTCCATTCCAAGTGCTCTGGTCAAGACCGCCATGAAACTAAGCTCTCCTCCAGTTCAAAGAAGCGTAAGCgaagagagaagaaacctcACTCCTTGAACGAAAGAGAACGAGCTGCTGATCAGCGCCACCGG CAAGCGAGGCCTATGTTGTTGAAGGCATTGGAATGCTTACTGACGGCTACTGATCTTTTAGCTATTATGAGAAATTTAAGGAGTGAATCTTGTCCCTTCGAATGCAGAGAAGCACCACTACATCACAATGAGCACGCGCTTACGGAACTTTGCCGCGTTTGGCAAGCACCTCTATACGAAATTACCCTTAATTTTCCTAAACATCACGAGCCAAGCAAAGATGTAG GTTCCCCAATTGATCAATGCAATGGCCAGAGAATTATTccagtttttaataatttggttGTTAATGAGACCATCAGTGATGTAGATGCAGAGTTTTTAAACGAGAAATATATATTACCCAGAGAGAGTTGCTTTTACATG TCTGACCTGGAGCAGGTTCACAACCTTATTCCTG CTGAATCTGATTGTGGCTTCAATCTAATAGTGGTTGATCCGCCATGGGAAAATGCAAGTGCTTCTCAGAAACTCCT GTACCCTACATTGCCAAATCGATATTTCTTATCCCTTCCAATTAAGCAACTTGCTCATATAGATGGAGCACTTATAGCCTTATGGGTGACAAATAGGGAGAAATTGCGTAATTTTGTTGAGAAAGAACTATTCCCCTCATGGGGAGCCCATTATGCAGCTACTTTTTATTGGCTGAAG GTGAAAGCAGATGGCTCATTGATTAGTGATTTAGACCTCTTTCACCATAGGCCCTATGAATGCCTTCTTTTGGGGTACTGTCATGGGAAG GGCCGGAATTCTGAACACATGTCAAGCTGGAGTGACAAAGTCATCATAAGTATCCCTGGAGATTACTCAAGGAAGCCCCCAATTGGAG AGTTGCTGTTGGAGCATGTTCCAGGCCCTAAACATGCTAGGTGTATTGAACTGTTTGCTAGAGAGATGATAGGTGGGTGGACTTCTTGGGGAAATGAACCTCTTCATTTTCAGAAGTCAAGCTATTTTGTAGAAAGATAG
- the LOC110615309 gene encoding methyltransferase-like protein 2 isoform X6: MEESKTSDRLSVFLDSGIYRFENSNVVFIDPVRVLNLSYNRHRVSPTAYYSRFFHSKCSGQDRHETKLSSSSKKRKRREKKPHSLNERERAADQRHRQARPMLLKALECLLTATDLLAIMRNLRSESCPFECREAPLHHNEHALTELCRVWQAPLYEITLNFPKHHEPSKDSDLEQIHNLIPAESDCGFNLIVVDPPWENASASQKLLYPTLPNRYFLSLPIKQLAHIDGALIALWVTNREKLRNFVEKELFPSWGAHYAATFYWLKVKADGSLISDLDLFHHRPYECLLLGYCHGKGRNSEHMSSWSDKVIISIPGDYSRKPPIGELLLEHVPGPKHARCIELFAREMIGGWTSWGNEPLHFQKSSYFVER; the protein is encoded by the exons ATGGAGGAATCGAAAACGAGCGATAGGCTATCTGTATTTTTGGATTCAGGGATATaccgatttgaaaattcaaATGTGGTTTTTATTGACCCGGTTCGGGTGCTAAATCTGTCGTATAACCGCCATAGGGTTTCTCCAACTGCCTACTACTCTCGTTTCTTCCATTCCAAGTGCTCTGGTCAAGACCGCCATGAAACTAAGCTCTCCTCCAGTTCAAAGAAGCGTAAGCgaagagagaagaaacctcACTCCTTGAACGAAAGAGAACGAGCTGCTGATCAGCGCCACCGG CAAGCGAGGCCTATGTTGTTGAAGGCATTGGAATGCTTACTGACGGCTACTGATCTTTTAGCTATTATGAGAAATTTAAGGAGTGAATCTTGTCCCTTCGAATGCAGAGAAGCACCACTACATCACAATGAGCACGCGCTTACGGAACTTTGCCGCGTTTGGCAAGCACCTCTATACGAAATTACCCTTAATTTTCCTAAACATCACGAGCCAAGCAAAGAT TCTGACCTGGAGCAGATTCACAACCTTATTCCTG CTGAATCTGATTGTGGCTTCAATCTAATAGTGGTTGATCCGCCATGGGAAAATGCAAGTGCTTCTCAGAAACTCCT GTACCCTACATTGCCAAATCGATATTTCTTATCCCTTCCAATTAAGCAACTTGCTCATATAGATGGAGCACTTATAGCCTTATGGGTGACAAATAGGGAGAAATTGCGTAATTTTGTTGAGAAAGAACTATTCCCCTCATGGGGAGCCCATTATGCAGCTACTTTTTATTGGCTGAAG GTGAAAGCAGATGGCTCATTGATTAGTGATTTAGACCTCTTTCACCATAGGCCCTATGAATGCCTTCTTTTGGGGTACTGTCATGGGAAG GGCCGGAATTCTGAACACATGTCAAGCTGGAGTGACAAAGTCATCATAAGTATCCCTGGAGATTACTCAAGGAAGCCCCCAATTGGAG AGTTGCTGTTGGAGCATGTTCCAGGCCCTAAACATGCTAGGTGTATTGAACTGTTTGCTAGAGAGATGATAGGTGGGTGGACTTCTTGGGGAAATGAACCTCTTCATTTTCAGAAGTCAAGCTATTTTGTAGAAAGATAG
- the LOC110615309 gene encoding methyltransferase-like protein 2 isoform X1: MEESKTSDRLSVFLDSGIYRFENSNVVFIDPVRVLNLSYNRHRVSPTAYYSRFFHSKCSGQDRHETKLSSSSKKRKRREKKPHSLNERERAADQRHRQARPMLLKALECLLTATDLLAIMRNLRSESCPFECREAPLHHNEHALTELCRVWQAPLYEITLNFPKHHEPSKDVGSPIDQCNGQRIIPVFNNLVVNETISDVDAEFLNEKYILPRESCFYMVCLAFKLFFPFKKRSQINFIACLDPLHFIYHDTVKCLVLYASYFMPNYLTILLKLFSCIFFHVLSSIMSKSDLEQVHNLIPAESDCGFNLIVVDPPWENASASQKLLYPTLPNRYFLSLPIKQLAHIDGALIALWVTNREKLRNFVEKELFPSWGAHYAATFYWLKVKADGSLISDLDLFHHRPYECLLLGYCHGKGRNSEHMSSWSDKVIISIPGDYSRKPPIGELLLEHVPGPKHARCIELFAREMIGGWTSWGNEPLHFQKSSYFVER; encoded by the exons ATGGAGGAATCGAAAACGAGCGATAGGCTATCTGTATTTTTGGATTCAGGGATATaccgatttgaaaattcaaATGTGGTTTTTATTGACCCGGTTCGGGTGCTAAATCTGTCGTATAACCGCCATAGGGTTTCTCCAACTGCCTACTACTCTCGTTTCTTCCATTCCAAGTGCTCTGGTCAAGACCGCCATGAAACTAAGCTCTCCTCCAGTTCAAAGAAGCGTAAGCgaagagagaagaaacctcACTCCTTGAACGAAAGAGAACGAGCTGCTGATCAGCGCCACCGG CAAGCGAGGCCTATGTTGTTGAAGGCATTGGAATGCTTACTGACGGCTACTGATCTTTTAGCTATTATGAGAAATTTAAGGAGTGAATCTTGTCCCTTCGAATGCAGAGAAGCACCACTACATCACAATGAGCACGCGCTTACGGAACTTTGCCGCGTTTGGCAAGCACCTCTATACGAAATTACCCTTAATTTTCCTAAACATCACGAGCCAAGCAAAGATGTAG GTTCCCCAATTGATCAATGCAATGGCCAGAGAATTATTccagtttttaataatttggttGTTAATGAGACCATCAGTGATGTAGATGCAGAGTTTTTAAACGAGAAATATATATTACCCAGAGAGAGTTGCTTTTACATGGTATGTCTggcttttaaattatttttccccTTTAAAAAGAGAAgccaaataaattttattgcttGTCTTGATCCTTTACATTTCATATATCATGATACTGTTAAGTGTTTAGTTTTATATGCTTCATATTTTATGCCAAACTACTTAACTATATTGTTAAAGTTGTTTTCTTGCATATTCTTTCATGTCTTATCTTCTATAATGTCGAAGTCTGACCTGGAGCAGGTTCACAACCTTATTCCTG CTGAATCTGATTGTGGCTTCAATCTAATAGTGGTTGATCCGCCATGGGAAAATGCAAGTGCTTCTCAGAAACTCCT GTACCCTACATTGCCAAATCGATATTTCTTATCCCTTCCAATTAAGCAACTTGCTCATATAGATGGAGCACTTATAGCCTTATGGGTGACAAATAGGGAGAAATTGCGTAATTTTGTTGAGAAAGAACTATTCCCCTCATGGGGAGCCCATTATGCAGCTACTTTTTATTGGCTGAAG GTGAAAGCAGATGGCTCATTGATTAGTGATTTAGACCTCTTTCACCATAGGCCCTATGAATGCCTTCTTTTGGGGTACTGTCATGGGAAG GGCCGGAATTCTGAACACATGTCAAGCTGGAGTGACAAAGTCATCATAAGTATCCCTGGAGATTACTCAAGGAAGCCCCCAATTGGAG AGTTGCTGTTGGAGCATGTTCCAGGCCCTAAACATGCTAGGTGTATTGAACTGTTTGCTAGAGAGATGATAGGTGGGTGGACTTCTTGGGGAAATGAACCTCTTCATTTTCAGAAGTCAAGCTATTTTGTAGAAAGATAG
- the LOC110615309 gene encoding methyltransferase-like protein 2 isoform X7: MEESKTSDRLSVFLDSGIYRFENSNVVFIDPVRVLNLSYNRHRVSPTAYYSRFFHSKCSGQDRHETKLSSSSKKRKRREKKPHSLNERERAADQRHRQARPMLLKALECLLTATDLLAIMRNLRSESCPFECREAPLHHNEHALTELCRVWQAPLYEITLNFPKHHEPSKDVAESDCGFNLIVVDPPWENASASQKLLYPTLPNRYFLSLPIKQLAHIDGALIALWVTNREKLRNFVEKELFPSWGAHYAATFYWLKVKADGSLISDLDLFHHRPYECLLLGYCHGKGRNSEHMSSWSDKVIISIPGDYSRKPPIGELLLEHVPGPKHARCIELFAREMIGGWTSWGNEPLHFQKSSYFVER; this comes from the exons ATGGAGGAATCGAAAACGAGCGATAGGCTATCTGTATTTTTGGATTCAGGGATATaccgatttgaaaattcaaATGTGGTTTTTATTGACCCGGTTCGGGTGCTAAATCTGTCGTATAACCGCCATAGGGTTTCTCCAACTGCCTACTACTCTCGTTTCTTCCATTCCAAGTGCTCTGGTCAAGACCGCCATGAAACTAAGCTCTCCTCCAGTTCAAAGAAGCGTAAGCgaagagagaagaaacctcACTCCTTGAACGAAAGAGAACGAGCTGCTGATCAGCGCCACCGG CAAGCGAGGCCTATGTTGTTGAAGGCATTGGAATGCTTACTGACGGCTACTGATCTTTTAGCTATTATGAGAAATTTAAGGAGTGAATCTTGTCCCTTCGAATGCAGAGAAGCACCACTACATCACAATGAGCACGCGCTTACGGAACTTTGCCGCGTTTGGCAAGCACCTCTATACGAAATTACCCTTAATTTTCCTAAACATCACGAGCCAAGCAAAGATGTAG CTGAATCTGATTGTGGCTTCAATCTAATAGTGGTTGATCCGCCATGGGAAAATGCAAGTGCTTCTCAGAAACTCCT GTACCCTACATTGCCAAATCGATATTTCTTATCCCTTCCAATTAAGCAACTTGCTCATATAGATGGAGCACTTATAGCCTTATGGGTGACAAATAGGGAGAAATTGCGTAATTTTGTTGAGAAAGAACTATTCCCCTCATGGGGAGCCCATTATGCAGCTACTTTTTATTGGCTGAAG GTGAAAGCAGATGGCTCATTGATTAGTGATTTAGACCTCTTTCACCATAGGCCCTATGAATGCCTTCTTTTGGGGTACTGTCATGGGAAG GGCCGGAATTCTGAACACATGTCAAGCTGGAGTGACAAAGTCATCATAAGTATCCCTGGAGATTACTCAAGGAAGCCCCCAATTGGAG AGTTGCTGTTGGAGCATGTTCCAGGCCCTAAACATGCTAGGTGTATTGAACTGTTTGCTAGAGAGATGATAGGTGGGTGGACTTCTTGGGGAAATGAACCTCTTCATTTTCAGAAGTCAAGCTATTTTGTAGAAAGATAG
- the LOC110615309 gene encoding methyltransferase-like protein 2 isoform X2, with protein MEESKTSDRLSVFLDSGIYRFENSNVVFIDPVRVLNLSYNRHRVSPTAYYSRFFHSKCSGQDRHETKLSSSSKKRKRREKKPHSLNERERAADQRHRQARPMLLKALECLLTATDLLAIMRNLRSESCPFECREAPLHHNEHALTELCRVWQAPLYEITLNFPKHHEPSKDVGSPIDQCNGQRIIPVFNNLVVNETISDVDAEFLNEKYILPRESCFYMSDLEQIHNLIPAESDCGFNLIVVDPPWENASASQKLLYPTLPNRYFLSLPIKQLAHIDGALIALWVTNREKLRNFVEKELFPSWGAHYAATFYWLKVKADGSLISDLDLFHHRPYECLLLGYCHGKGRNSEHMSSWSDKVIISIPGDYSRKPPIGELLLEHVPGPKHARCIELFAREMIGGWTSWGNEPLHFQKSSYFVER; from the exons ATGGAGGAATCGAAAACGAGCGATAGGCTATCTGTATTTTTGGATTCAGGGATATaccgatttgaaaattcaaATGTGGTTTTTATTGACCCGGTTCGGGTGCTAAATCTGTCGTATAACCGCCATAGGGTTTCTCCAACTGCCTACTACTCTCGTTTCTTCCATTCCAAGTGCTCTGGTCAAGACCGCCATGAAACTAAGCTCTCCTCCAGTTCAAAGAAGCGTAAGCgaagagagaagaaacctcACTCCTTGAACGAAAGAGAACGAGCTGCTGATCAGCGCCACCGG CAAGCGAGGCCTATGTTGTTGAAGGCATTGGAATGCTTACTGACGGCTACTGATCTTTTAGCTATTATGAGAAATTTAAGGAGTGAATCTTGTCCCTTCGAATGCAGAGAAGCACCACTACATCACAATGAGCACGCGCTTACGGAACTTTGCCGCGTTTGGCAAGCACCTCTATACGAAATTACCCTTAATTTTCCTAAACATCACGAGCCAAGCAAAGATGTAG GTTCCCCAATTGATCAATGCAATGGCCAGAGAATTATTccagtttttaataatttggttGTTAATGAGACCATCAGTGATGTAGATGCAGAGTTTTTAAACGAGAAATATATATTACCCAGAGAGAGTTGCTTTTACATG TCTGACCTGGAGCAGATTCACAACCTTATTCCTG CTGAATCTGATTGTGGCTTCAATCTAATAGTGGTTGATCCGCCATGGGAAAATGCAAGTGCTTCTCAGAAACTCCT GTACCCTACATTGCCAAATCGATATTTCTTATCCCTTCCAATTAAGCAACTTGCTCATATAGATGGAGCACTTATAGCCTTATGGGTGACAAATAGGGAGAAATTGCGTAATTTTGTTGAGAAAGAACTATTCCCCTCATGGGGAGCCCATTATGCAGCTACTTTTTATTGGCTGAAG GTGAAAGCAGATGGCTCATTGATTAGTGATTTAGACCTCTTTCACCATAGGCCCTATGAATGCCTTCTTTTGGGGTACTGTCATGGGAAG GGCCGGAATTCTGAACACATGTCAAGCTGGAGTGACAAAGTCATCATAAGTATCCCTGGAGATTACTCAAGGAAGCCCCCAATTGGAG AGTTGCTGTTGGAGCATGTTCCAGGCCCTAAACATGCTAGGTGTATTGAACTGTTTGCTAGAGAGATGATAGGTGGGTGGACTTCTTGGGGAAATGAACCTCTTCATTTTCAGAAGTCAAGCTATTTTGTAGAAAGATAG
- the LOC110615309 gene encoding methyltransferase-like protein 2 isoform X4, whose product MEESKTSDRLSVFLDSGIYRFENSNVVFIDPVRVLNLSYNRHRVSPTAYYSRFFHSKCSGQDRHETKLSSSSKKRKRREKKPHSLNERERAADQRHRQARPMLLKALECLLTATDLLAIMRNLRSESCPFECREAPLHHNEHALTELCRVWQAPLYEITLNFPKHHEPSKDVGSPIDQCNGQRIIPVFNNLVVNETISDVDAEFLNEKYILPRESCFYMVCLAFKLFFPFKKRSQINFIACLDPLHFIYHDTVKCLVLYASYFMPNYLTILLKLFSCIFFHVLSSIMSKSDLEQVHNLIPAESDCGFNLIVVDPPWENASASQKLLYPTLPNRYFLSLPIKQLAHIDGALIALWVTNREKLRNFVEKELFPSWGAHYAATFYWLKSYSSHIGESRWLID is encoded by the exons ATGGAGGAATCGAAAACGAGCGATAGGCTATCTGTATTTTTGGATTCAGGGATATaccgatttgaaaattcaaATGTGGTTTTTATTGACCCGGTTCGGGTGCTAAATCTGTCGTATAACCGCCATAGGGTTTCTCCAACTGCCTACTACTCTCGTTTCTTCCATTCCAAGTGCTCTGGTCAAGACCGCCATGAAACTAAGCTCTCCTCCAGTTCAAAGAAGCGTAAGCgaagagagaagaaacctcACTCCTTGAACGAAAGAGAACGAGCTGCTGATCAGCGCCACCGG CAAGCGAGGCCTATGTTGTTGAAGGCATTGGAATGCTTACTGACGGCTACTGATCTTTTAGCTATTATGAGAAATTTAAGGAGTGAATCTTGTCCCTTCGAATGCAGAGAAGCACCACTACATCACAATGAGCACGCGCTTACGGAACTTTGCCGCGTTTGGCAAGCACCTCTATACGAAATTACCCTTAATTTTCCTAAACATCACGAGCCAAGCAAAGATGTAG GTTCCCCAATTGATCAATGCAATGGCCAGAGAATTATTccagtttttaataatttggttGTTAATGAGACCATCAGTGATGTAGATGCAGAGTTTTTAAACGAGAAATATATATTACCCAGAGAGAGTTGCTTTTACATGGTATGTCTggcttttaaattatttttccccTTTAAAAAGAGAAgccaaataaattttattgcttGTCTTGATCCTTTACATTTCATATATCATGATACTGTTAAGTGTTTAGTTTTATATGCTTCATATTTTATGCCAAACTACTTAACTATATTGTTAAAGTTGTTTTCTTGCATATTCTTTCATGTCTTATCTTCTATAATGTCGAAGTCTGACCTGGAGCAGGTTCACAACCTTATTCCTG CTGAATCTGATTGTGGCTTCAATCTAATAGTGGTTGATCCGCCATGGGAAAATGCAAGTGCTTCTCAGAAACTCCT GTACCCTACATTGCCAAATCGATATTTCTTATCCCTTCCAATTAAGCAACTTGCTCATATAGATGGAGCACTTATAGCCTTATGGGTGACAAATAGGGAGAAATTGCGTAATTTTGTTGAGAAAGAACTATTCCCCTCATGGGGAGCCCATTATGCAGCTACTTTTTATTGGCTGAAG TCATACTCAAGTCATATAGGTGAAAGCAGATGGCTCATTGATTAG
- the LOC110615309 gene encoding methyltransferase-like protein 2 isoform X5: MEESKTSDRLSVFLDSGIYRFENSNVVFIDPVRVLNLSYNRHRVSPTAYYSRFFHSKCSGQDRHETKLSSSSKKRKRREKKPHSLNERERAADQRHRQARPMLLKALECLLTATDLLAIMRNLRSESCPFECREAPLHHNEHALTELCRVWQAPLYEITLNFPKHHEPSKDVGSPIDQCNGQRIIPVFNNLVVNETISDVDAEFLNEKYILPRESCFYMVCLAFKLFFPFKKRSQINFIACLDPLHFIYHDTVKCLVLYASYFMPNYLTILLKLFSCIFFHVLSSIMSKSDLEQVHNLIPAESDCGFNLIVVDPPWENASASQKLLYPTLPNRYFLSLPIKQLAHIDGALIALWVTNREKLRNFVEKELFPSWGAHYAATFYWLKSYR, from the exons ATGGAGGAATCGAAAACGAGCGATAGGCTATCTGTATTTTTGGATTCAGGGATATaccgatttgaaaattcaaATGTGGTTTTTATTGACCCGGTTCGGGTGCTAAATCTGTCGTATAACCGCCATAGGGTTTCTCCAACTGCCTACTACTCTCGTTTCTTCCATTCCAAGTGCTCTGGTCAAGACCGCCATGAAACTAAGCTCTCCTCCAGTTCAAAGAAGCGTAAGCgaagagagaagaaacctcACTCCTTGAACGAAAGAGAACGAGCTGCTGATCAGCGCCACCGG CAAGCGAGGCCTATGTTGTTGAAGGCATTGGAATGCTTACTGACGGCTACTGATCTTTTAGCTATTATGAGAAATTTAAGGAGTGAATCTTGTCCCTTCGAATGCAGAGAAGCACCACTACATCACAATGAGCACGCGCTTACGGAACTTTGCCGCGTTTGGCAAGCACCTCTATACGAAATTACCCTTAATTTTCCTAAACATCACGAGCCAAGCAAAGATGTAG GTTCCCCAATTGATCAATGCAATGGCCAGAGAATTATTccagtttttaataatttggttGTTAATGAGACCATCAGTGATGTAGATGCAGAGTTTTTAAACGAGAAATATATATTACCCAGAGAGAGTTGCTTTTACATGGTATGTCTggcttttaaattatttttccccTTTAAAAAGAGAAgccaaataaattttattgcttGTCTTGATCCTTTACATTTCATATATCATGATACTGTTAAGTGTTTAGTTTTATATGCTTCATATTTTATGCCAAACTACTTAACTATATTGTTAAAGTTGTTTTCTTGCATATTCTTTCATGTCTTATCTTCTATAATGTCGAAGTCTGACCTGGAGCAGGTTCACAACCTTATTCCTG CTGAATCTGATTGTGGCTTCAATCTAATAGTGGTTGATCCGCCATGGGAAAATGCAAGTGCTTCTCAGAAACTCCT GTACCCTACATTGCCAAATCGATATTTCTTATCCCTTCCAATTAAGCAACTTGCTCATATAGATGGAGCACTTATAGCCTTATGGGTGACAAATAGGGAGAAATTGCGTAATTTTGTTGAGAAAGAACTATTCCCCTCATGGGGAGCCCATTATGCAGCTACTTTTTATTGGCTGAAG TCATATAGGTGA